A stretch of Ferribacterium limneticum DNA encodes these proteins:
- a CDS encoding MbtH family protein, translating into MTEHDYRIVHNDEDQYAIWPAFRSVPVGWQSVGEPASRETCLAKIDSLWTDMRPRSLRELQH; encoded by the coding sequence ATGACTGAACACGACTACCGCATTGTTCATAACGACGAAGACCAATACGCCATCTGGCCGGCGTTCCGCAGCGTGCCGGTCGGCTGGCAAAGCGTTGGCGAACCAGCCAGCCGCGAGACCTGCCTGGCGAAAATCGACAGCCTGTGGACCGACATGCGCCCGCGCAGCCTGCGCGAGCTGCAACACTGA
- a CDS encoding DUF711 family protein, with product MAQLRTVTLGMPLDIANPAATAGKVTAFFDGLEDLLYVMGLEARCFRYVAPPLSDGPHELAPEDFGRLAAELETAFGDRIWCCLPGPVCAQDNDHDDDFAAVEAILTGTQHVFSNAQVGHRGGLDNHGIALAARTMARLAESDTHQQANFRFAAIANVEPGTPFFPAAYHRGEPGFSIALELAEDFNRCAEKGETLAERLDACRQLLVQRVALSRQLAETYAWQTGIRFLGFDLSLAPFPGPDSSAVAVVEKLAGSRIGQLDFLFSLYALNDMLQHSIEGLPMVGFNGTMLSVLEDTRLAEAAADGEVSIKDLLLYATVCGCGLDMIPVARDASAGQLASLIRAIATIAQKWRKPLLARILPSSVDAAGYTRYQHDFLVNTRVLPLDGTAQVPVECFGFFHPLRRVA from the coding sequence ATGGCCCAGTTGCGCACGGTGACCCTCGGCATGCCGCTGGATATCGCCAATCCAGCCGCCACCGCCGGGAAAGTCACGGCTTTCTTCGATGGTCTGGAAGACCTGCTCTATGTCATGGGCCTGGAAGCCCGCTGCTTCCGCTATGTCGCCCCGCCGCTGTCCGATGGCCCGCATGAACTTGCACCTGAAGATTTCGGGCGGCTCGCCGCCGAGCTCGAAACGGCGTTCGGCGACCGCATCTGGTGCTGCCTGCCCGGTCCGGTCTGCGCCCAAGACAACGACCATGACGATGATTTTGCGGCGGTGGAAGCGATCCTGACCGGCACGCAGCATGTGTTCTCCAACGCCCAGGTCGGCCATCGCGGCGGCCTGGACAACCATGGCATCGCGCTGGCTGCCCGGACCATGGCCCGACTTGCCGAGTCCGACACCCACCAGCAGGCCAATTTCCGCTTCGCTGCCATCGCCAATGTCGAACCCGGTACGCCTTTCTTTCCTGCCGCCTACCATCGCGGCGAACCCGGTTTCTCCATTGCCCTCGAGCTGGCCGAGGATTTCAATCGCTGTGCCGAAAAAGGCGAAACGCTTGCCGAGCGACTCGATGCCTGCCGCCAGTTGCTGGTTCAGCGGGTTGCCCTGAGCCGCCAGCTGGCCGAAACTTATGCTTGGCAAACCGGCATTCGCTTCCTTGGCTTCGACCTGTCGCTGGCCCCTTTCCCCGGTCCCGACAGCAGCGCCGTTGCCGTCGTCGAAAAACTGGCCGGCAGCCGGATCGGCCAGCTCGATTTCCTGTTTTCGCTGTATGCCCTCAACGACATGCTGCAGCATTCCATCGAGGGTCTGCCGATGGTCGGCTTCAACGGCACCATGCTCTCGGTGCTTGAAGACACCCGGCTGGCCGAGGCGGCGGCCGACGGCGAAGTCAGCATCAAGGATCTCCTGCTCTACGCCACGGTCTGCGGTTGCGGACTGGACATGATTCCGGTGGCGCGCGACGCCTCGGCCGGACAACTGGCCAGCCTGATTCGCGCCATCGCCACCATCGCCCAGAAATGGCGCAAGCCGCTGCTTGCCCGCATCCTGCCCAGTTCGGTCGATGCGGCGGGCTACACGCGCTACCAGCACGACTTTCTGGTCAACACCCGGGTCTTGCCGCTGGACGGTACGGCCCAGGTGCCCGTCGAGTGCTTTGGCTTCTTCCACCCCCTGCGTCGCGTCGCCTGA
- a CDS encoding thioesterase II family protein: MTAWFTTFGVAKPHAASRLLCLPSSGSGSTQFRPWLEHLPDIEMHVALLPGRERRLMDPPIDNLAELIDKLLHQVTRLIDRPYFLLGHSMGALIAFELTRALAARDLPMPRRLFVSGYRSPERPRRRPDLHQLPDDQFIDALRGYGGTPEAILAHRETMELLLPMIRADFKLHETHRFQPGAALSVPISALAGENDCIVPPDEMVDWKNHSARHFEMHRFPGGHFFIHDALERVVATLKRRVHDDLVESALAVG, from the coding sequence ATGACTGCCTGGTTTACCACTTTCGGCGTAGCAAAACCCCACGCAGCATCGCGCCTGCTTTGCCTGCCCAGCTCAGGTAGCGGCTCGACGCAATTCCGCCCATGGCTGGAGCACCTCCCCGACATCGAAATGCACGTCGCACTGTTGCCTGGCCGCGAGCGCCGTTTGATGGATCCCCCGATCGACAATCTGGCTGAACTGATCGACAAGCTACTGCACCAGGTGACGCGCTTGATTGATCGTCCATACTTCCTGCTCGGCCACAGCATGGGGGCGCTGATCGCTTTCGAATTGACCCGGGCTCTGGCCGCCCGCGATCTGCCGATGCCCCGCCGCCTGTTCGTTTCCGGCTATCGTTCGCCGGAGCGCCCCCGGCGCCGCCCAGACCTGCATCAACTGCCCGACGACCAGTTCATTGACGCCTTGCGCGGCTACGGCGGCACACCCGAAGCGATCCTCGCCCATCGCGAAACGATGGAACTGCTGCTACCGATGATCCGCGCCGATTTCAAGTTGCACGAAACCCACCGCTTCCAGCCCGGCGCGGCGCTTTCCGTGCCAATCAGCGCGCTGGCAGGGGAAAACGACTGCATCGTGCCGCCGGACGAGATGGTCGACTGGAAAAACCATAGCGCCCGCCACTTTGAAATGCATCGCTTCCCGGGTGGCCATTTTTTCATTCACGATGCGCTGGAACGCGTCGTGGCAACCCTGAAGCGGCGCGTTCATGACGATCTGGTCGAATCCGCCCTCGCCGTCGGCTGA
- a CDS encoding 4'-phosphopantetheinyl transferase family protein codes for MTIWSNPPSPSADCTLYWLCTAEVQAALPLARRWLDQEEAQRAARFVFEEHRNDFLASRLLTRGVLAAYTDQPPEQLRFSRSPTGKPALAGAEFVFSLSHSHGVCALLVSATGRVGVDIECRQTKRADISIAEHYFDPREYRWILLGQDLSDRYRRFLIIWTLKEAVLKAEGSGLSLPLDSVAVQLEDDSSVRFLAVPESLREKNLHGGLIDLDADVLCSWVRTGQGHVAPPSVTRLRLKEIQKQ; via the coding sequence ATGACGATCTGGTCGAATCCGCCCTCGCCGTCGGCTGATTGCACGCTGTACTGGTTATGCACCGCCGAGGTCCAGGCCGCACTGCCGCTGGCGCGGCGCTGGCTGGATCAGGAGGAAGCGCAGCGCGCAGCCCGCTTCGTGTTCGAAGAACATCGCAACGACTTTCTCGCCAGCCGCCTCCTCACCCGCGGCGTGCTCGCCGCCTACACCGACCAGCCGCCCGAGCAGCTACGTTTCTCGCGTAGCCCGACGGGCAAGCCGGCGCTGGCCGGGGCCGAATTCGTATTCAGTCTTTCGCACAGCCATGGCGTCTGCGCCCTGCTCGTCTCCGCGACCGGCCGGGTCGGCGTCGACATCGAATGCCGGCAAACAAAGCGGGCCGACATCTCCATCGCCGAACACTACTTCGACCCGCGCGAATATCGCTGGATCCTGCTCGGCCAAGATCTCAGCGATCGCTACCGCCGTTTCCTGATCATATGGACGCTGAAGGAAGCCGTACTGAAAGCCGAAGGTAGCGGACTGAGCTTGCCGCTCGACTCAGTCGCGGTTCAACTGGAGGACGACAGCTCGGTTCGCTTTCTCGCAGTGCCTGAATCGTTGCGCGAAAAGAATCTGCATGGGGGACTGATCGATCTTGATGCCGACGTATTGTGCTCTTGGGTACGCACAGGCCAAGGCCACGTAGCCCCGCCCTCGGTCACACGCTTGCGACTTAAGGAAATCCAGAAGCAGTAG
- the guaA gene encoding glutamine-hydrolyzing GMP synthase translates to MAHQKILILDFGSQVTQLIARRVREAKVFCEIHPYDVSDEFIRNYGAKGIILSGGPSSVTEGDTPRAPEIVFQLGVPVLGICYGMQTMAQQLGGKVMTAEAAGKAREFGYSEVRAHGHTALLNDIADFYSPEGHGMLKVWMSHGDSVMELPAGFVKMASTASCPIAAMADESRKFYAVQFHPEVTHTQQGRAILERFVHGICGCGTDWVMGDYIAEAVDAIQRQVGDEEVILGLSGGVDSSVAAALIHKAIGDQLTCVFVDHGLLRLNEGDMVMDMFARNLGVKVIRVDAVDAFMGKLAGVSDPEQKRKIIGKEFVEVFQAESKKLSAAKWLAQGTIYPDVIESAGKGKKGAHTIKSHHNVGGLPEDMHLKLLEPLRELFKDEVRELGVALGLPREMVYRHPFPGPGLGVRILGEVTLKAAHLLQRADAIFIDELRATHATERDVAAGACTAADIGKSWYDLTSQAFAVFLPVKSVGVMGDGRTYENVVALRAVVTSDFMTAHWAHLPYELLGRVSNRVINEVRGLNRVVYDVSGKPPATIEWE, encoded by the coding sequence ATGGCTCACCAGAAAATCCTCATCCTCGATTTCGGTTCTCAGGTCACCCAGCTGATCGCCCGCCGTGTGCGCGAAGCCAAGGTCTTCTGCGAAATCCACCCGTACGACGTTTCCGACGAATTCATTCGTAACTACGGGGCCAAGGGCATCATCCTGTCCGGTGGACCGAGTTCGGTAACCGAAGGCGATACGCCGCGCGCCCCTGAAATCGTTTTCCAGCTAGGCGTTCCGGTGCTCGGTATTTGCTATGGCATGCAGACCATGGCCCAGCAACTGGGTGGCAAGGTGATGACGGCTGAAGCGGCTGGCAAGGCCCGTGAATTCGGTTATTCCGAAGTTCGGGCACATGGTCACACCGCACTGCTCAACGACATTGCCGATTTCTACAGCCCGGAAGGCCACGGCATGCTCAAGGTCTGGATGAGCCACGGCGATTCCGTGATGGAGCTGCCGGCTGGCTTCGTCAAGATGGCGTCGACCGCCTCCTGCCCGATTGCTGCGATGGCCGACGAGAGCCGCAAGTTCTACGCTGTCCAGTTCCACCCGGAAGTGACGCATACCCAGCAGGGGCGCGCCATTCTCGAACGCTTCGTGCACGGCATTTGTGGTTGCGGCACCGACTGGGTGATGGGCGACTACATCGCTGAGGCCGTCGATGCCATCCAGCGCCAGGTCGGCGACGAGGAAGTCATCCTCGGCCTGTCCGGCGGCGTCGATTCCAGCGTTGCCGCGGCCCTGATTCACAAGGCCATCGGCGACCAGCTGACCTGCGTTTTCGTCGATCACGGCCTGCTGCGCCTCAACGAAGGCGACATGGTCATGGACATGTTCGCCCGCAACTTGGGCGTCAAGGTCATCCGCGTCGATGCCGTCGACGCCTTCATGGGCAAGCTGGCCGGCGTCTCCGACCCGGAGCAGAAGCGCAAGATCATCGGCAAGGAGTTCGTCGAGGTTTTCCAGGCTGAATCAAAGAAGCTGAGCGCCGCCAAGTGGCTGGCCCAGGGCACCATCTACCCGGACGTGATTGAATCCGCCGGCAAGGGCAAGAAGGGCGCCCACACCATCAAGAGCCACCACAATGTCGGTGGCCTGCCGGAAGACATGCACCTGAAGCTGCTCGAACCGTTGCGCGAACTGTTCAAGGACGAAGTCCGCGAACTTGGCGTCGCCCTCGGCCTGCCACGCGAGATGGTCTATCGCCATCCATTCCCCGGGCCGGGCCTTGGGGTTCGTATTCTTGGCGAAGTTACGCTGAAGGCCGCTCATCTGCTCCAACGTGCCGACGCCATTTTCATCGATGAACTGCGTGCCACGCACGCTACCGAGCGCGATGTGGCGGCCGGCGCCTGTACTGCGGCCGATATCGGCAAGAGCTGGTATGACCTGACCAGCCAGGCCTTCGCCGTCTTCCTGCCGGTCAAGAGCGTCGGCGTGATGGGCGATGGCCGTACCTACGAAAACGTGGTTGCCCTGCGTGCCGTGGTGACCAGCGACTTCATGACTGCCCACTGGGCACATCTGCCGTACGAACTGCTCGGCCGGGTGTCGAACCGGGTCATCAACGAAGTGCGTGGTCTGAACCGGGTTGTCTATGATGTCTCGGGCAAGCCGCCGGCGACGATCGAGTGGGAATGA
- the guaB gene encoding IMP dehydrogenase, which produces MRLLQKALTFDDVLLVPAHSQILPRDVSLATRLTRNITLNLPLLSAAMDTVTEGRLAIALAQEGGIGIIHKNLTAKAQAAEVAKVKRFESGILRDPITVSPLMTVRDVIEITRQHRISGLPVIDKSGKVVGIVTNRDLRFETNLDQPVKLIMTPRKRLVTVNEQASVEDAKELIRKHRLERVLVIDDEYHLRGLITVKDILKSTEHPLANKDLRGRLRAGAAVGVGAGTEERVELLAEAGVDVIVVDTAHGHSQGVLDRVNWVKKNFPQIEVIGGNIATADAARALVDQGADGVKVGIGPGSICTTRIVAGVGVPQITAIQNVSESLKGTGVPMIADGGIRYSGDIAKAIAAGADTVMLGGLFAGTEEAPGEVELFQGRSYKSYRGMGSLGAMQAGSSDRYFQEATANVDKFVPEGIEGRVPYKGSVLAVIHQLMGGLRSSMGYLGSPTIDHMHDNACFVEITSAGIRESHVHDVQITKEAPNYHLD; this is translated from the coding sequence ATGCGACTGCTGCAAAAAGCCCTGACTTTCGACGACGTTCTGCTCGTCCCCGCACATTCCCAGATTCTCCCGCGTGACGTAAGCCTGGCCACCCGGCTTACACGCAACATCACCCTGAACCTGCCGTTGCTTTCCGCTGCCATGGATACTGTAACGGAAGGTCGCCTGGCGATCGCGCTGGCTCAGGAAGGTGGAATCGGCATCATCCACAAGAACCTGACCGCCAAGGCACAAGCTGCCGAAGTGGCCAAGGTCAAGCGCTTCGAGTCGGGCATCCTGCGCGATCCGATCACCGTTTCGCCCCTGATGACCGTGCGCGATGTGATCGAAATCACGCGCCAGCACCGCATTTCCGGTCTGCCGGTGATCGACAAGAGCGGCAAGGTGGTTGGTATCGTGACCAACCGCGACCTGCGTTTTGAAACCAATCTGGACCAGCCGGTCAAGCTGATCATGACCCCGCGCAAGCGACTGGTTACAGTTAACGAGCAAGCCAGCGTCGAGGATGCCAAGGAACTGATCCGCAAGCACCGTCTGGAGCGTGTGCTGGTCATTGACGATGAATACCATCTGCGCGGCCTGATTACCGTCAAGGATATTCTGAAGTCCACCGAACATCCGCTGGCCAACAAAGATTTGAGGGGCCGCTTGCGTGCCGGTGCTGCCGTTGGCGTTGGTGCTGGTACCGAGGAGCGCGTCGAATTGCTGGCGGAAGCCGGCGTTGATGTGATCGTTGTTGATACTGCACACGGGCACTCCCAGGGTGTGCTTGATCGCGTGAACTGGGTCAAGAAGAACTTCCCGCAGATTGAAGTGATTGGCGGCAACATCGCGACCGCCGACGCGGCGAGGGCTCTGGTTGATCAAGGTGCTGACGGCGTCAAGGTCGGTATTGGTCCGGGCTCCATCTGCACGACGCGAATCGTTGCTGGTGTTGGCGTGCCGCAAATCACGGCCATCCAGAATGTTTCCGAATCGCTGAAGGGCACCGGCGTGCCGATGATTGCGGACGGTGGCATTCGTTATTCCGGCGACATCGCCAAGGCGATCGCAGCCGGCGCCGATACTGTCATGCTCGGCGGCCTGTTCGCCGGTACTGAAGAGGCTCCGGGTGAGGTCGAGCTGTTCCAGGGGCGTTCGTACAAGTCCTATCGTGGCATGGGTTCGCTCGGTGCAATGCAGGCTGGTTCATCGGATCGTTACTTCCAGGAAGCAACCGCCAACGTCGACAAGTTCGTGCCGGAAGGTATTGAAGGTCGCGTTCCCTACAAGGGTTCCGTGCTGGCCGTCATTCACCAGTTGATGGGTGGCCTGCGTTCTTCGATGGGTTACCTCGGCAGCCCGACGATTGATCACATGCATGACAACGCCTGTTTCGTCGAAATCACCTCGGCCGGTATCCGCGAGTCTCACGTCCATGACGTGCAGATCACCAAGGAAGCGCCGAACTACCATCTCGACTGA
- a CDS encoding DUF4124 domain-containing protein produces MTTKSSLVFALVFTSGTFSAAIHAETFQWKDSNGQTVVSDVPPPASAKSRRSIGGQQPTVISEKPADKPAEGAKSSDAPKSTADKDLDFKKRQQEAKEKAEKQAKEQAAENDKRENCARAQRNLAALEAQQPMATFDEKGERKLMDNTQREQEIERSRRVLAESCK; encoded by the coding sequence ATGACCACGAAATCCTCTCTCGTTTTTGCCCTTGTTTTCACTTCCGGCACCTTCAGTGCAGCAATCCATGCCGAGACCTTTCAATGGAAGGACAGCAACGGCCAGACTGTGGTTTCCGATGTACCTCCGCCTGCCTCGGCCAAGAGTCGACGTTCGATAGGCGGCCAGCAACCGACAGTCATTTCGGAAAAGCCGGCAGACAAACCGGCAGAAGGCGCCAAATCCAGCGACGCTCCGAAGAGCACTGCCGACAAGGATCTGGATTTCAAGAAACGCCAGCAGGAGGCCAAGGAAAAGGCTGAAAAGCAGGCCAAGGAACAGGCAGCAGAGAATGACAAGCGCGAGAATTGCGCGCGCGCCCAGCGTAATCTGGCCGCGCTGGAGGCACAGCAGCCAATGGCAACTTTCGATGAAAAGGGTGAGCGCAAGCTAATGGATAACACTCAGCGCGAACAGGAAATCGAGCGCTCGCGCAGGGTTCTGGCTGAGTCCTGCAAATAG
- a CDS encoding RnfH family protein, with product MAEMLNVEVCYALLNKQELVRVKLPEGASLQQAIEASGLLGKYPEIDLKKNKFGIWNKLSKVDSILRDKDRVEIYRPLIADPKEVRKQRAAEGKVMKKGAGDADASEG from the coding sequence ATGGCTGAAATGCTGAATGTTGAAGTTTGTTACGCCTTGCTCAACAAGCAGGAGCTCGTTCGCGTCAAATTGCCAGAGGGGGCTTCACTGCAACAAGCAATCGAGGCCTCCGGTTTGCTGGGGAAGTACCCGGAGATTGATCTCAAGAAGAACAAATTCGGTATCTGGAACAAACTGTCCAAAGTTGATTCGATATTGCGTGACAAGGATCGCGTCGAAATTTACCGGCCGCTGATTGCCGATCCGAAAGAGGTTCGCAAGCAACGTGCAGCCGAAGGTAAGGTCATGAAAAAAGGCGCGGGGGATGCCGACGCCTCTGAAGGGTAA
- a CDS encoding type II toxin-antitoxin system RatA family toxin, producing the protein MALVEKTVLIEQSAERMFELVDRCEDYPAFLPWCSHTEVKFRDALKTVATLHINYHSVKSCFTTENDKEFPRLMKIRLVDGPFRRLEGAWHFKVLAENACKIEFQLHYEFSSKLFEKVIGPVFSHIANTFVDAFVRRAAQVYGVSHG; encoded by the coding sequence ATGGCTCTGGTTGAAAAGACAGTCTTGATCGAGCAATCCGCCGAACGCATGTTCGAACTGGTGGATCGCTGCGAGGATTACCCGGCATTTCTGCCCTGGTGCAGTCATACCGAGGTGAAATTTCGCGATGCGTTGAAAACCGTCGCGACCCTCCACATCAACTACCATTCAGTCAAATCCTGTTTTACGACGGAGAATGACAAGGAATTCCCGCGTTTGATGAAAATCCGGCTGGTTGACGGGCCTTTTCGTCGCCTGGAAGGCGCGTGGCATTTCAAGGTCCTGGCCGAGAATGCCTGCAAGATCGAGTTCCAGTTGCATTACGAGTTTTCCAGCAAGCTGTTCGAAAAAGTGATCGGCCCTGTTTTTAGTCATATCGCGAACACGTTTGTCGACGCCTTTGTGCGTCGTGCTGCACAGGTCTATGGAGTCAGCCATGGCTGA
- the smpB gene encoding SsrA-binding protein SmpB — translation MSITVNKKAFHDYFVEEKYEAGISLQGWEVKAIRAGRMNIKESYVIIKGGELYLIGMHISPLATASTHVSHDPTRTRKLLLHAKEISKLIGKVERAGYALIPLDLHFVRGRIKLEIGLAKGKKQHDKRADELDKDSKREAQRAMKERVR, via the coding sequence ATGAGCATTACCGTCAACAAAAAAGCCTTTCACGACTACTTCGTCGAAGAAAAGTACGAGGCAGGCATTTCCCTCCAGGGTTGGGAGGTCAAAGCCATTCGCGCCGGGCGGATGAACATCAAGGAATCCTACGTCATCATCAAGGGTGGCGAGCTTTACCTGATCGGCATGCATATCTCGCCGCTGGCAACCGCCTCGACCCACGTCAGCCACGATCCGACGCGCACGCGCAAGCTGTTGTTGCACGCCAAGGAAATCAGCAAGCTGATCGGCAAGGTTGAGCGGGCTGGATACGCCTTGATACCACTGGATCTGCATTTCGTGCGCGGCCGGATAAAACTTGAGATTGGCTTGGCCAAGGGCAAGAAACAGCATGACAAACGCGCCGACGAGCTGGACAAGGATTCGAAACGCGAAGCTCAGCGTGCCATGAAAGAGCGCGTGAGATAA
- a CDS encoding response regulator, whose protein sequence is MKKTRIILADDQLLIRAGIRAILETLPGYEIEEECADGHEAISAIQRIQPDVVLLDIAMPGPSGIEVARTIRQFDPNTKILVLSSIDRQEIVEQALAAGVNGYLLKDFVLAELLQALESVLRGELFLSPKIREMPRSSRAEGTSGGSAQLTVRQMEILRLVASGRTTKEIARDLGISPKTVEFHRGRLMERIGAHDVTGLTRFALQTGVVC, encoded by the coding sequence ATGAAAAAAACTCGCATCATTCTCGCTGACGACCAGCTACTGATCAGGGCAGGAATTCGGGCGATTCTCGAAACCTTGCCCGGTTACGAGATTGAGGAAGAATGCGCCGACGGGCATGAGGCCATCTCTGCGATACAGCGTATCCAACCCGATGTCGTCCTGCTCGACATTGCAATGCCGGGCCCTTCGGGCATCGAAGTGGCGCGTACGATTCGCCAGTTCGACCCAAACACCAAGATTCTGGTGCTATCCAGTATTGATCGCCAGGAAATCGTTGAACAAGCGTTAGCCGCTGGCGTCAATGGCTACCTGCTAAAAGATTTTGTGCTCGCCGAACTGCTGCAAGCACTTGAATCCGTTTTGCGGGGAGAGCTTTTTCTCTCACCAAAGATTCGGGAAATGCCACGATCTTCAAGGGCGGAAGGAACATCCGGGGGTAGCGCACAGTTGACCGTTCGACAAATGGAAATTCTCCGTCTCGTCGCATCGGGAAGAACCACCAAGGAAATCGCCAGAGATTTGGGAATCAGCCCCAAAACGGTAGAGTTTCATCGCGGCAGACTGATGGAACGCATCGGCGCCCACGACGTCACCGGATTGACCCGGTTTGCGTTACAAACAGGCGTCGTCTGTTGA
- a CDS encoding Hpt domain-containing protein, translating into MSEKSSNLQGDSLCNLEYLIVNLGRNQATAERLIKLFLDNHLILIRRMQDALRAGDVPALQDALHDIRSSCVLFSGHQCVELAREFEKALQGEGQRMESDANWDSMATALSRCMLCMAGELTSYLEQKGL; encoded by the coding sequence ATGTCGGAGAAAAGCAGTAATTTGCAGGGCGATAGCCTCTGCAACCTTGAGTATCTGATCGTCAATCTTGGCCGCAATCAGGCGACGGCTGAACGTTTGATCAAACTTTTTCTGGACAATCATCTGATCTTGATACGGCGGATGCAAGACGCTCTCAGGGCAGGGGATGTGCCCGCGCTCCAGGATGCTCTGCACGATATTCGCAGTAGTTGTGTCTTGTTCTCTGGTCATCAATGCGTTGAGCTGGCCAGGGAGTTTGAAAAGGCATTACAGGGTGAGGGGCAGAGGATGGAAAGCGACGCCAACTGGGATTCTATGGCCACTGCCCTGAGTCGGTGCATGCTGTGCATGGCCGGTGAACTGACTTCCTATCTGGAACAAAAGGGCTTGTAA
- the menD gene encoding 2-succinyl-5-enolpyruvyl-6-hydroxy-3-cyclohexene-1-carboxylic-acid synthase, with the protein MSDTGTLNLAWSQAMVAGFIAAGVSDAVISPGSRSTPLALAMLRQPRLRCHVAIDERSAAFFGLGLAKASQRPCLLLATSGTAPANWLPAVVEASYAGVPLIMISADRPPELQGCGANQTINQAGLFGSHVRASHVLGVPESGFDPGYLYCLAAQVCEQASWPHPGPVHVNQPFREPLLPSEPQLSEEMPETIRIAHPALPPDLNDIRELVGRISGQPGIIVCGEMPPRNGQSEAIAALAARLDCPIFAEPLSGLRFGPHDRSHLLVRYNDWLSQVDPVAQYQPRWVIRFGAYPVTRNLQNLVAGTSETHALVDPWPRWIDPSRRLTHLLRAEPAAVCQALLDQLPAPAAETWLSTFNKSEADSETREENNHIHALLAELPNDTDLFVGNSLAIRQLDTHSGCSDKPLRFHANRGASGIDGNISTAAGIAANQGRAVALIGDLTCQHDIGGLALTHGLNIVIVVVNNGGGGIFDHLPQRNLPEFVQGWRTPQNINFESASSTFGLGYALADSDEALRQALRNALTAGGPHLIELRQC; encoded by the coding sequence ATGAGCGATACCGGCACACTTAATCTCGCCTGGTCACAAGCCATGGTGGCCGGTTTCATCGCGGCAGGCGTTTCCGATGCGGTAATTTCACCGGGATCGCGCTCCACACCGCTGGCGCTTGCCATGCTCCGCCAGCCCAGGTTGAGGTGCCACGTCGCAATCGATGAGCGCAGTGCGGCTTTTTTTGGTCTGGGTCTCGCCAAGGCGAGCCAACGTCCCTGCCTGCTGCTGGCCACTTCGGGTACTGCGCCGGCCAACTGGCTTCCCGCCGTCGTCGAGGCAAGCTACGCCGGGGTGCCACTGATCATGATTTCAGCCGATCGCCCCCCCGAACTCCAGGGTTGCGGCGCCAACCAGACCATCAACCAAGCGGGGCTGTTTGGTTCGCATGTTCGTGCCAGCCATGTGTTGGGCGTGCCGGAATCGGGTTTTGACCCAGGCTACCTGTATTGTCTCGCTGCCCAGGTCTGCGAACAGGCAAGTTGGCCGCACCCGGGTCCAGTCCATGTCAATCAGCCGTTCCGCGAGCCGCTGCTGCCATCGGAGCCGCAACTTTCCGAGGAAATGCCGGAAACGATACGCATCGCACACCCGGCACTTCCGCCGGATCTGAATGACATACGCGAACTGGTTGGCCGAATTTCCGGCCAACCGGGCATCATCGTTTGTGGCGAGATGCCACCCCGGAACGGACAAAGTGAAGCCATTGCCGCACTGGCAGCACGGCTGGACTGCCCGATTTTTGCCGAACCGCTTTCCGGCCTGCGTTTTGGGCCGCATGACCGGTCACACCTCCTTGTCCGTTACAACGACTGGCTGAGCCAAGTCGATCCTGTGGCTCAATACCAGCCAAGATGGGTGATCCGCTTTGGTGCCTATCCGGTCACCCGGAACCTGCAGAATCTCGTCGCCGGAACCAGCGAGACACACGCGCTGGTCGATCCATGGCCGCGCTGGATCGATCCATCCCGAAGACTGACCCACCTTCTGCGCGCTGAACCTGCCGCCGTCTGCCAGGCACTGCTCGATCAACTCCCTGCCCCGGCTGCCGAAACATGGCTTTCCACCTTCAACAAATCTGAAGCCGATAGCGAAACGCGTGAAGAAAACAATCACATTCACGCCTTGCTCGCAGAACTGCCAAACGATACCGATTTATTCGTCGGCAATTCGCTGGCCATTCGCCAACTGGATACCCACTCCGGCTGTTCGGACAAGCCCCTTCGTTTTCACGCCAACCGCGGCGCCAGTGGCATTGATGGCAATATTTCCACTGCTGCCGGCATTGCGGCCAATCAGGGGCGAGCCGTCGCACTGATCGGCGACCTGACCTGCCAGCACGACATCGGCGGCCTGGCCCTGACCCACGGGCTGAACATCGTGATCGTTGTAGTGAACAATGGCGGCGGCGGCATTTTCGATCACCTGCCCCAACGCAATCTGCCTGAGTTCGTCCAGGGCTGGCGCACGCCACAAAATATTAATTTTGAGTCCGCCTCTAGCACCTTTGGGCTCGGCTACGCACTTGCCGATTCTGATGAAGCGCTGCGGCAGGCACTGCGCAACGCACTGACAGCCGGCGGCCCGCATCTGATCGAACTCAGGCAATGCTGA